Proteins from a genomic interval of Phyllopteryx taeniolatus isolate TA_2022b chromosome 3, UOR_Ptae_1.2, whole genome shotgun sequence:
- the slc14a2 gene encoding urea transporter 2 isoform X1, which translates to MPGSLCAKESQPLMAQPDLKHENEKQVDAPVQTERASCPRRAKARFLKGISYFYGDMAVFAKWMEKQFFLLQLLDWVLRGAAQVMFVNNPLSGLIIFAGLILQNYWWALNGFVGTLFATISALILRQNRGAIAAGLYGYNGILVGLLMAVFSDAGNWYWWLLLPNIFLSMMCPIVSSALASINSRWDLPVFTLPFNILVCLHMVATGHYNHHFPQVLIQPRTELPNITWEEIDVAKLFTSVPVGIGQVYGCDNPWTGGVFIISLFISSPITCAHAVLGSTIGMLSGLALAAPFGAIYFGLWGYNCVLACIAIGGMFYALTWQVHLLAITCGFFCAYLGSAIANIMSAFGLPACTWPFCLSALTFLLITTETNKIFKLPLAKVTYPEKNLCYFWKMKKQEKQEKMEEDLKKEEEQRRGTEEAIPDEKIQLGLDLRATEEADMTQIVTVPEAQSEQWDAGGEQTTEYFPTEETLANYV; encoded by the exons ATGCCGGGATCACTTTGTGCAAAG GAATCGCAACCCCTAATGGCGCAACCTGACCTGAAGCATGAGAATGAGAAGCAGGTGGACGCCCCTGTCCAGACGGAACGAGCCTCGTGCCCGCGCAGGGCCAAGGCTCGCTTTCTGAAGGGCATCTCCTACTTCTATGGAGACATGGCAGTTTTTGCAAAGTGGATGGAAA AGCAGTTTTTCTTGCTGCAGTTACTGGACTGGGTCCTGCGTGGGGCTGCCCAGGTCATGTTTGTGAACAACCCGCTGAGCGGCCTCATTATCTTCGCCGGCCTCATCCTGCAGAACTACTGGTGGGCGCTCAACGGCTTTGTGGGGACTCTTTTCGCCACCATTTCAGCCCTCATTCTGCGACAGAACAG gggtgCAATTGCTGCAGGACTGTATGGATACAACGGTATCCTAGTGGGCTTGCTGATGGCGGTCTTCTCCGATGCAGGAAACTGGTACTGGTGGCTCTTGCTGCCCAACATCTTCCTGTCCATGATGTG TCCAATCGTGTCCAGCGCCTTGGCATCCATTAACAGTCGCTGGGATCTGCCAGTGTTCACGCTGCCCTTCAACATCCTGGTGTGCCTCCACATGGTGGCCACAGGTCACTACAACCACCACTTCCCCCAAGTCCTCATCCAACCACGGACTGAGCTGCCAAATATCACCTGGGAGGAAATCGATGTTGCCAAG CTGTTCACGTCCGTGCCCGTGGGGATAGGCCAGGTCTACGGCTGTGACAATCCTTGGACCGGAGGCGTGTTCATCATCTCGCTCTTTATCTCCTCCCCGATCACGTGCGCTCACGCCGTCCTCGGGTCGACAATTGGCATGCTTTCAG GCCTGGCTTTGGCAGCTCCGTTTGGTGCGATTTATTTTGGCCTATGGGGTTACAACTGCGTGCTCGCCTGCATTGCCATTGGAGGAATGTTTTATGCTCTGACTTGGCAAGTGCACCTGCTTGCTATTACTTGTG GATTTTTCTGCGCATACCTGGGCTCTGCCATCGCCAACATCATGTCCGCG TTTGGTCTGCCAGCCTGCACGTGGCCCTTCTGTCTCTCTGCactaacatttttgctcatcaccACAGAAACCAATAAGATCTTTAAGCTGCCACTTGCCAAAGTCACCTACCCAGAGAAAAATCTGTGCTACTTCTGGAAGATGAAGAAGCAGGAGAAACAGGAGAAGATGGAAGAAGATTTGAAAAAGGAAGAGGAGCAGCGGAGAGGTACTGAGGAAGCGATACCCGATGAGAAAATACAGCTGGGCCTCGACCTCCGAGCCACGGAAGAAGCCGACATGACGCAAATAGTCACGGTGCCCGAGGCACAGAGCGAGCAATGGGACGCTGGGGGAGAACAAACCACAGAATACTTCCCAACAGAAGAAACACTTGCAAATTATGTTTAA
- the slc14a2 gene encoding urea transporter 2 isoform X2, whose amino-acid sequence MAQPDLKHENEKQVDAPVQTERASCPRRAKARFLKGISYFYGDMAVFAKWMEKQFFLLQLLDWVLRGAAQVMFVNNPLSGLIIFAGLILQNYWWALNGFVGTLFATISALILRQNRGAIAAGLYGYNGILVGLLMAVFSDAGNWYWWLLLPNIFLSMMCPIVSSALASINSRWDLPVFTLPFNILVCLHMVATGHYNHHFPQVLIQPRTELPNITWEEIDVAKLFTSVPVGIGQVYGCDNPWTGGVFIISLFISSPITCAHAVLGSTIGMLSGLALAAPFGAIYFGLWGYNCVLACIAIGGMFYALTWQVHLLAITCGFFCAYLGSAIANIMSAFGLPACTWPFCLSALTFLLITTETNKIFKLPLAKVTYPEKNLCYFWKMKKQEKQEKMEEDLKKEEEQRRGTEEAIPDEKIQLGLDLRATEEADMTQIVTVPEAQSEQWDAGGEQTTEYFPTEETLANYV is encoded by the exons ATGGCGCAACCTGACCTGAAGCATGAGAATGAGAAGCAGGTGGACGCCCCTGTCCAGACGGAACGAGCCTCGTGCCCGCGCAGGGCCAAGGCTCGCTTTCTGAAGGGCATCTCCTACTTCTATGGAGACATGGCAGTTTTTGCAAAGTGGATGGAAA AGCAGTTTTTCTTGCTGCAGTTACTGGACTGGGTCCTGCGTGGGGCTGCCCAGGTCATGTTTGTGAACAACCCGCTGAGCGGCCTCATTATCTTCGCCGGCCTCATCCTGCAGAACTACTGGTGGGCGCTCAACGGCTTTGTGGGGACTCTTTTCGCCACCATTTCAGCCCTCATTCTGCGACAGAACAG gggtgCAATTGCTGCAGGACTGTATGGATACAACGGTATCCTAGTGGGCTTGCTGATGGCGGTCTTCTCCGATGCAGGAAACTGGTACTGGTGGCTCTTGCTGCCCAACATCTTCCTGTCCATGATGTG TCCAATCGTGTCCAGCGCCTTGGCATCCATTAACAGTCGCTGGGATCTGCCAGTGTTCACGCTGCCCTTCAACATCCTGGTGTGCCTCCACATGGTGGCCACAGGTCACTACAACCACCACTTCCCCCAAGTCCTCATCCAACCACGGACTGAGCTGCCAAATATCACCTGGGAGGAAATCGATGTTGCCAAG CTGTTCACGTCCGTGCCCGTGGGGATAGGCCAGGTCTACGGCTGTGACAATCCTTGGACCGGAGGCGTGTTCATCATCTCGCTCTTTATCTCCTCCCCGATCACGTGCGCTCACGCCGTCCTCGGGTCGACAATTGGCATGCTTTCAG GCCTGGCTTTGGCAGCTCCGTTTGGTGCGATTTATTTTGGCCTATGGGGTTACAACTGCGTGCTCGCCTGCATTGCCATTGGAGGAATGTTTTATGCTCTGACTTGGCAAGTGCACCTGCTTGCTATTACTTGTG GATTTTTCTGCGCATACCTGGGCTCTGCCATCGCCAACATCATGTCCGCG TTTGGTCTGCCAGCCTGCACGTGGCCCTTCTGTCTCTCTGCactaacatttttgctcatcaccACAGAAACCAATAAGATCTTTAAGCTGCCACTTGCCAAAGTCACCTACCCAGAGAAAAATCTGTGCTACTTCTGGAAGATGAAGAAGCAGGAGAAACAGGAGAAGATGGAAGAAGATTTGAAAAAGGAAGAGGAGCAGCGGAGAGGTACTGAGGAAGCGATACCCGATGAGAAAATACAGCTGGGCCTCGACCTCCGAGCCACGGAAGAAGCCGACATGACGCAAATAGTCACGGTGCCCGAGGCACAGAGCGAGCAATGGGACGCTGGGGGAGAACAAACCACAGAATACTTCCCAACAGAAGAAACACTTGCAAATTATGTTTAA